One region of Parerythrobacter jejuensis genomic DNA includes:
- the prmC gene encoding peptide chain release factor N(5)-glutamine methyltransferase: MNNVASALRAATARLEQVSDTARLDAEYLMAHALGVTRSSMLLGHQQVPEPLAYSGLVDRRLSYEPLAYITGEQDFYGRSFIVSPDVLIPRSDSEQVVEAALGYMALDARILDCGTGSGALLVTLLAERSGTTGAGIDAAFAALPVAAANAARLGVADRARILRRDWTDPDWAEDLGRFDLIIANPPYIGTGAKLDRSVRAFEPANALFAGEDGLAEYRRLIPQCRELLNPDGVLVLEIGYQQSAAVAAIAQENGAKSELKHDLAGRPRAMILRWGLAK, translated from the coding sequence ATGAATAATGTCGCATCCGCTCTGCGGGCCGCGACGGCGCGTCTGGAGCAGGTGAGCGATACTGCCCGGCTGGACGCCGAGTATCTGATGGCGCATGCACTGGGCGTAACGCGCTCCTCCATGTTGCTGGGCCACCAGCAGGTCCCTGAGCCGCTGGCATATAGCGGGCTGGTGGATCGCCGCCTGTCGTACGAGCCGCTGGCTTACATCACGGGCGAACAGGATTTCTACGGCCGCAGCTTCATTGTCTCGCCGGATGTCCTGATTCCACGCAGCGATAGCGAGCAGGTCGTCGAGGCTGCGCTCGGGTACATGGCTTTGGACGCGCGGATTCTGGATTGCGGCACAGGCTCGGGCGCATTGCTGGTGACTTTGCTCGCCGAACGCAGCGGGACCACAGGTGCGGGGATCGATGCCGCCTTCGCTGCTCTGCCTGTAGCAGCTGCCAATGCGGCGCGCTTGGGTGTTGCAGACCGTGCGCGGATCTTGCGCCGCGATTGGACTGATCCGGACTGGGCGGAGGATCTTGGCAGGTTCGACCTAATCATAGCCAATCCGCCCTACATCGGAACAGGCGCCAAGCTGGATCGATCGGTGCGTGCATTCGAACCTGCAAACGCTCTGTTCGCGGGTGAGGATGGTCTTGCCGAATATCGCCGCCTGATCCCGCAATGCAGGGAGCTGCTCAATCCTGACGGTGTGCTGGTGCTGGAAATCGGCTATCAACAGTCCGCGGCAGTGGCCGCAATTGCACAGGAAAATGGCGCGAAATCAGAGCTTAAGCATGATTTGGCAGGGCGCCCAAGGGCGATGATTCTGCGCTGGGGGTTGGCAAAGTAA
- the prfA gene encoding peptide chain release factor 1: MQIPAERLDQIANRFAEIEARMASGTLEGDAFVQASRDYAELEPVAKIAAEVKAAREEIAGLEHMLADPEMKAMAEEELAAIRDRLPEAERQLAVAMLPKDSADSKPAMLEIRAGTGGDEAALFAGDLYRMYEKFAAEQGWKVEPVSMSASEVGGFKEVVANIRGTGVFAKLKFESGVHRVQRVPVTESGGRIHTSAATVAVLPEPDEVDITIDPSDLKIDTYRASGAGGQHVNTTDSAIRITHLPTDTVVTCQDGRSQHKNREQAMKVLRARLFETQRDEAQGAEAEARKAMVGSGDRSERIRTYNFPQGRVTDHRIGLTLHKLPEVLEGSGLTELIDALIAEDEAKRLAALNE; encoded by the coding sequence ATGCAAATCCCCGCAGAACGTCTTGATCAAATTGCCAACCGCTTCGCGGAGATCGAAGCGCGGATGGCTTCGGGGACGTTGGAGGGAGACGCATTCGTCCAGGCCAGCCGGGACTATGCCGAGCTGGAGCCGGTGGCGAAGATCGCAGCCGAAGTTAAGGCGGCACGGGAAGAAATCGCCGGTCTGGAGCACATGCTCGCCGATCCCGAGATGAAAGCGATGGCGGAAGAAGAGCTGGCTGCGATCCGCGACCGGTTGCCCGAAGCGGAGCGTCAACTTGCGGTCGCCATGCTTCCGAAAGACAGTGCCGACAGCAAGCCTGCGATGCTGGAAATCCGCGCGGGAACAGGTGGCGACGAGGCTGCGCTTTTTGCCGGTGACCTCTACCGGATGTACGAGAAATTCGCCGCCGAACAGGGCTGGAAAGTCGAACCTGTCAGCATGAGCGCTTCCGAAGTCGGCGGCTTCAAGGAAGTGGTTGCCAATATCCGCGGCACGGGCGTGTTCGCCAAGTTGAAGTTCGAAAGCGGTGTGCACCGTGTCCAGCGGGTGCCGGTGACCGAGAGTGGCGGACGTATTCACACCTCTGCCGCGACCGTAGCCGTGCTGCCGGAGCCGGACGAGGTGGACATCACAATCGACCCGTCGGACCTCAAGATCGATACGTATCGAGCAAGCGGAGCCGGTGGCCAGCACGTGAACACGACGGATAGTGCGATCCGGATCACCCACCTGCCAACCGATACGGTTGTCACCTGCCAGGACGGGCGCAGCCAGCACAAGAATCGCGAACAAGCGATGAAGGTTCTGCGCGCCCGGTTGTTCGAAACCCAGCGCGATGAAGCACAGGGGGCCGAAGCGGAAGCGCGCAAGGCCATGGTCGGCAGCGGAGACCGGTCCGAACGCATCCGCACTTACAATTTCCCGCAGGGCCGCGTGACCGATCACCGGATTGGTCTGACCTTGCACAAACTGCCCGAAGTTCTTGAGGGGTCCGGGCTAACCGAGCTGATCGACGCCCTGATTGCCGAGGATGAGGCCAAGCGGCTCGCCGCCCTCAATGAATAA
- the hisS gene encoding histidine--tRNA ligase, with protein MSKNTPKAIRGTQDIFGPDAEAFAFVVETFERVRKLYRFRRAEMPVFEKTEVFARSLGETTDVVSKEMYSFEDRGGDSLTLRPEFTAGIARAYLTNGWQQHAPLKLATHGPLFRYERPQKGRYRQFHQIDAEIIGAAEPQADVELLAMADQLLKELGIEGVTLHLNTLGDRESREAWRAALIDYFSAVKGELSEDSQERLEKNPLRILDSKDRRDRPFLADAPKIDDFLSEDARVFFEAVTSGLDAAGVNWIRAESLVRGLDYYRHTAFEFIPDEGSAAAEALGAQSTVLGGGRYDGLMESLGGPATPAVGWAAGIERLAMLVGDRPEAAADIVVVVEDDEMIEVGQEAVSAIRNAGLSAEFIASGGKKKRYDKATKVGSHAILSMSDGERRLRFRSEGADCERVAAQLKSLNLD; from the coding sequence ATGAGCAAGAATACGCCGAAAGCCATTCGTGGCACCCAGGACATTTTCGGACCCGATGCAGAAGCTTTTGCCTTTGTCGTCGAAACCTTTGAGCGCGTGCGCAAGCTCTATCGTTTTCGGCGGGCAGAAATGCCGGTGTTCGAGAAAACCGAAGTCTTCGCCCGCTCACTGGGCGAAACGACCGATGTTGTTTCGAAAGAGATGTATTCGTTCGAGGATCGGGGCGGGGACTCGCTTACGCTGCGCCCTGAATTCACGGCCGGCATCGCGCGCGCTTATCTGACCAATGGCTGGCAGCAGCATGCCCCCTTGAAGCTGGCTACGCATGGTCCGCTGTTCCGCTACGAGCGCCCGCAAAAAGGCCGCTACCGCCAGTTCCACCAGATCGATGCCGAAATCATCGGTGCGGCAGAACCGCAAGCCGATGTGGAATTGCTGGCCATGGCGGACCAGCTGCTGAAGGAGCTGGGCATTGAGGGCGTGACCTTGCACCTCAACACGCTCGGTGATCGCGAAAGCCGCGAAGCCTGGCGTGCGGCATTGATCGACTACTTCTCGGCAGTAAAGGGCGAGCTGAGCGAAGATAGCCAGGAACGGCTGGAGAAAAACCCGCTCCGCATTCTCGATAGCAAGGACCGCCGCGACCGGCCGTTCTTGGCCGACGCACCGAAGATCGATGATTTCCTGAGCGAGGACGCACGCGTTTTCTTCGAAGCGGTGACAAGCGGGCTCGATGCTGCCGGCGTCAATTGGATTCGCGCCGAAAGCCTGGTGCGCGGGCTCGACTATTATCGCCATACGGCATTTGAATTCATTCCCGACGAAGGCAGCGCAGCAGCCGAGGCACTGGGCGCGCAGAGTACTGTGCTGGGCGGCGGACGCTATGACGGACTGATGGAAAGCCTCGGCGGGCCTGCCACTCCGGCAGTCGGCTGGGCGGCAGGGATCGAACGGTTGGCAATGCTGGTAGGGGACAGGCCCGAAGCCGCTGCAGATATCGTTGTCGTCGTTGAAGACGACGAAATGATCGAGGTTGGCCAAGAAGCAGTGAGCGCGATCCGGAATGCCGGGCTATCTGCAGAATTTATCGCAAGCGGCGGCAAGAAGAAGCGTTACGATAAGGCCACCAAGGTCGGCAGCCATGCTATTCTCTCGATGAGCGATGGCGAACGTCGATTGCGCTTTCGATCAGAAGGTGCAGATTGCGAGCGAGTTGCCGCCCAGCTCAAGAGTTTGAATCTCGATTGA
- the ppa gene encoding inorganic diphosphatase, with the protein MRIDKIPTGSNPPVDLNVIIEVPTGGEPVKYEFDKESGALFVDRILHTPMRYPANYGFVPHTLSPDGDPLDALVIARSPFMAGCVVRARPIGVLNLEDEHGGDEKLICVPVDTTFPYYSDVGETKDLPSIIFQQIEHFFTHYKDLEAEKWVRIGKWGDAAEARQVVVEAIERARAA; encoded by the coding sequence ATGCGCATCGACAAGATCCCAACCGGCAGCAATCCACCCGTAGACCTCAACGTCATCATTGAAGTGCCGACCGGCGGCGAACCGGTAAAATACGAATTTGACAAGGAATCCGGAGCGCTATTCGTCGATCGCATCCTGCACACGCCAATGCGCTATCCGGCCAATTACGGTTTTGTACCGCACACGCTCAGCCCCGATGGCGATCCCCTGGATGCGCTGGTCATCGCGCGCAGCCCGTTCATGGCAGGCTGCGTCGTGCGTGCGCGCCCCATCGGCGTGCTGAATCTGGAAGACGAGCATGGCGGTGACGAGAAACTCATCTGCGTGCCGGTCGACACAACCTTCCCCTATTACTCCGATGTCGGTGAAACGAAGGATCTGCCTTCGATCATTTTCCAGCAGATCGAACACTTCTTCACCCACTACAAGGATCTGGAGGCCGAAAAATGGGTCCGGATCGGCAAATGGGGTGATGCTGCCGAAGCCCGGCAAGTGGTCGTCGAGGCAATCGAACGAGCGCGCGCCGCCTAA
- a CDS encoding mechanosensitive ion channel family protein, which yields MIRFWLSLLALVALTFPAHALLPTPAESPADAVPAATQTIDDTRDEGADKRIRERIEGIFAELPAFQALDVSVSEGVVRLEGAVDDAADIARAESIAGRIEGVVTIDNQIERDLTVGDGIGALSDLTTQLASWVKLLPLIGFALLVALAISLLGYVIASLGWLWRKITPNSFLADLIASAIRFVFVILGMVVALDMIGAGALLGAVLGGAGVIGIALGFAMRDTVENYVASLMLSLRQPFRANDHVLIDDLEGRVIRLTSRATVMMTMDGNHLRIPNSTVFKAIITNYTRNPQRRLDFMLGVDADDDPRSARDIGKATLENLPFILNDPPPEAVIEEVGDSNISIRFLGWIDQREADYKKARSRAIPAVKDALEDAGFGLPEPIYRLRFDSRTMPLPFENIGEKIGRDTPKPSPEKRKPAAPAKTHDKDDDVSPEDGIAQMVEAERATDSEASDLLDAERPVE from the coding sequence ATGATACGTTTCTGGCTTTCTTTACTGGCGCTTGTCGCGCTCACTTTCCCAGCCCACGCTCTCCTGCCGACACCGGCCGAAAGTCCAGCAGACGCCGTTCCCGCCGCCACCCAGACGATTGACGATACGCGCGACGAAGGAGCGGACAAACGCATCCGTGAGCGGATCGAGGGCATTTTCGCAGAGCTGCCAGCTTTTCAGGCCCTAGACGTGAGCGTCAGCGAAGGAGTTGTCCGGCTTGAGGGCGCGGTTGATGATGCAGCCGACATCGCCAGGGCAGAGAGCATTGCTGGCAGGATTGAAGGCGTGGTTACCATCGATAATCAGATCGAGCGTGACCTGACTGTAGGAGACGGGATCGGAGCGCTCAGCGATCTTACGACGCAGTTGGCCAGCTGGGTAAAGCTCCTGCCATTGATCGGTTTCGCGTTGCTAGTGGCCCTTGCTATTTCGCTGCTGGGCTATGTGATTGCCAGCCTGGGATGGTTGTGGCGCAAAATAACTCCCAACAGCTTTCTGGCGGACCTGATCGCCAGCGCCATCCGCTTCGTTTTCGTGATACTAGGGATGGTAGTAGCACTCGACATGATCGGGGCTGGTGCCTTGCTCGGTGCGGTGCTGGGCGGCGCCGGGGTTATTGGTATCGCATTGGGCTTTGCCATGCGCGACACGGTAGAAAACTATGTCGCATCCCTCATGCTGAGTTTGCGCCAACCGTTTCGTGCGAACGACCATGTTTTGATCGATGATCTTGAAGGGCGTGTGATTCGGCTCACCAGTCGGGCTACGGTCATGATGACAATGGATGGCAATCATTTGCGGATCCCGAATTCGACCGTATTCAAGGCGATCATCACCAATTATACGCGCAACCCGCAACGTCGGCTCGACTTCATGCTGGGTGTTGATGCTGATGATGATCCGCGTTCCGCCCGGGACATCGGTAAGGCGACCCTGGAAAACCTGCCCTTCATCTTGAACGACCCACCCCCTGAAGCGGTGATCGAAGAAGTTGGAGACTCAAACATTTCGATCCGCTTCCTTGGGTGGATCGACCAACGCGAGGCTGATTACAAAAAGGCACGCAGCCGTGCGATCCCTGCTGTCAAAGATGCCCTTGAAGATGCAGGCTTCGGTCTACCCGAGCCGATTTACCGGTTGCGCTTCGATTCCAGGACAATGCCGCTGCCGTTTGAGAATATTGGAGAAAAGATTGGGCGCGATACGCCAAAGCCGAGCCCGGAAAAACGCAAACCGGCCGCCCCGGCCAAGACACATGATAAAGACGACGATGTCTCGCCAGAAGACGGCATTGCGCAGATGGTCGAGGCCGAACGTGCGACTGACAGCGAGGCGAGCGATTTGCTCGATGCAGAGCGTCCGGTCGAATAG
- the lptB gene encoding LPS export ABC transporter ATP-binding protein — protein MSMLETNSDTATAGDLDRNAAPPIPQGGLEVVSIAKSYDKRAVLTDISLSVGKGEVLGLLGPNGAGKTTCFYSIMGLVRPDAGRILMDGEDVTKLPMYRRAILGLGYLPQETSIFRGMTVEQNINSVLEMVEPDAATRAAELERLLDEFGLIGLRSSPAMALSGGERRRCEIARALAAKPSIMLLDEPFAGIDPLSISDIRDLVKDLKTRGIGVLITDHNVRETLEIVDRACIIYGGQVLFAGTPQELVADENVRRLYLGESFTL, from the coding sequence ATGAGCATGCTTGAAACCAATAGCGACACGGCCACAGCCGGAGACCTGGATCGCAATGCGGCTCCGCCAATCCCGCAGGGCGGGCTTGAAGTCGTCTCTATCGCCAAGAGCTATGACAAGCGCGCGGTGCTGACCGATATCTCCTTGTCTGTCGGCAAGGGTGAAGTGCTCGGACTGCTTGGTCCCAATGGTGCGGGCAAGACGACGTGCTTCTATTCCATCATGGGTCTGGTTCGCCCGGATGCGGGCCGTATCCTCATGGATGGGGAAGACGTTACCAAACTGCCTATGTACCGGCGGGCCATACTGGGCCTGGGCTATCTGCCTCAGGAAACCAGCATTTTCCGCGGGATGACGGTAGAGCAGAATATCAATTCGGTGCTCGAAATGGTCGAGCCCGACGCTGCGACACGTGCAGCAGAGCTTGAACGTCTGCTCGATGAATTCGGGCTTATTGGCCTGCGGTCGTCACCGGCCATGGCGCTTTCGGGCGGTGAACGGCGTCGCTGCGAAATCGCCCGTGCGCTGGCCGCTAAACCTTCCATCATGCTGCTGGACGAACCATTCGCAGGCATCGATCCGTTGTCGATCAGTGACATCCGCGACTTGGTGAAAGACCTGAAGACGCGTGGCATCGGCGTTCTCATTACCGACCACAATGTCCGCGAGACACTCGAGATCGTCGACCGGGCCTGCATTATCTATGGTGGGCAGGTGCTGTTTGCCGGCACTCCGCAAGAACTCGTAGCTGACGAGAACGTCAGACGCCTCTATCTTGGCGAGAGTTTCACCCTGTAA
- the rpoN gene encoding RNA polymerase factor sigma-54: MALGPRLDLRQSQSLVMTPQLQQAIKLLALSNLEIETFIGDALEANPLLEAGEVRHEDGDGSDTEASAPREESAADQLIGEGAGEADAPLDINTNAMDRDRDTGDGEWGAAGAASRADDLTPIEDRRSSDTTLAEHLHEQVGAVAFNAKEEFLARNLVDRLDEAGYLRGDLRQISADLGVALTEMEDALELIHALEPTGVGARDLAECLALQAKEANRYDPCMQRLIENLDLVARGEVARLKRMCDVDDEDFADMLSELREYDPKPGLAFGGGEAAAVVPDILLRRDDQGHWKIALNQATLPRLVVNRSYFLELREGCTDKDSKGWLKEKLSDANWLIKALDQRQKTILAVSSEIVKKQAGFFRQGVSELRPLTLREVAEEIEMHESTVSRVTSNKYLHCDRGTFELKYFFTSGVGSADGEGASSESVKARIKALTDAEDPKKILSDDKLVELLKAEGFDIARRTVAKYREAMGIGSSVQRRRAKKLAAL, encoded by the coding sequence ATGGCGCTGGGTCCCAGGTTAGACCTCAGACAATCCCAGTCGCTGGTGATGACGCCGCAATTGCAGCAGGCGATCAAGCTGCTCGCCCTGTCCAATCTTGAGATCGAGACCTTTATCGGCGATGCCCTTGAAGCCAATCCGCTGCTGGAAGCGGGCGAGGTTCGGCATGAGGACGGCGATGGCTCAGACACCGAGGCCTCTGCCCCGCGCGAAGAATCTGCTGCAGACCAGCTTATCGGTGAAGGCGCAGGCGAAGCGGATGCGCCGCTGGATATCAACACAAACGCTATGGACCGTGACCGCGATACCGGGGATGGCGAATGGGGTGCGGCAGGTGCCGCCTCACGGGCCGATGATTTGACACCGATCGAGGACCGCCGGTCCTCCGACACGACCCTGGCGGAACATCTGCACGAGCAAGTCGGCGCCGTCGCGTTCAATGCGAAAGAAGAATTCCTCGCCCGCAACCTTGTCGATCGGCTGGATGAGGCAGGATATCTTCGGGGCGACCTGAGGCAGATCAGCGCGGATCTGGGTGTCGCTCTCACCGAGATGGAAGATGCGCTCGAGCTGATTCATGCGTTGGAGCCGACCGGGGTCGGCGCGCGCGACCTGGCTGAGTGCCTCGCCCTGCAAGCGAAAGAGGCAAACCGATACGATCCCTGCATGCAACGGTTGATCGAGAACCTTGACCTGGTTGCGCGTGGGGAAGTCGCCCGCCTGAAACGGATGTGCGATGTCGACGACGAAGATTTTGCCGACATGCTGTCCGAATTGCGCGAATATGACCCGAAGCCCGGCCTGGCGTTTGGCGGCGGTGAAGCAGCAGCCGTGGTGCCCGATATCCTGTTGCGAAGGGATGATCAGGGGCACTGGAAAATCGCCCTTAACCAGGCGACGCTGCCTCGGCTCGTGGTCAACCGCAGCTATTTCCTCGAATTGCGCGAGGGCTGCACCGACAAGGACAGTAAAGGCTGGCTGAAAGAGAAGCTGTCCGATGCCAACTGGCTGATCAAGGCGCTCGACCAACGACAGAAGACCATCCTCGCGGTGTCTTCTGAAATCGTCAAGAAACAGGCTGGCTTCTTCCGGCAAGGCGTCAGCGAATTAAGGCCGCTGACATTGCGTGAAGTGGCTGAAGAAATCGAAATGCATGAGAGCACGGTGAGCCGGGTCACCAGCAACAAATATCTCCACTGCGATCGCGGCACATTCGAATTGAAGTACTTCTTCACCAGCGGCGTCGGCAGTGCCGATGGCGAAGGCGCGAGTTCCGAAAGTGTGAAAGCCCGCATCAAGGCTTTGACCGATGCCGAAGACCCCAAGAAGATCCTGTCAGACGACAAGTTGGTCGAATTGCTAAAGGCGGAAGGCTTCGACATTGCCCGGCGGACGGTCGCGAAATACCGCGAGGCGATGGGGATCGGAAGCTCCGTCCAGCGGCGCAGAGCGAAGAAATTGGCGGCTCTCTGA
- the ctrA gene encoding response regulator transcription factor CtrA has protein sequence MRVLLIEDEPTTAKAIELMLTTEGFNVYSTDLGEEGLDLGKLYDYDIILLDLNLPDMHGYDVLKKLRVAKVQTPVLILSGIAEMDSKIRSFGFGADDYVTKPFHREELVARIHAVVRRSKGHSQSIIRTGKLAVNLDAKTVEVDGARVHLTGKEYAMLELLSLRKGTTLTKEMFLNHLYGGMDEPELKIIDVFICKLRKKLSHACAGENYIETVWGRGYVLRDPDEQSEAA, from the coding sequence ATGCGTGTACTGCTGATCGAAGACGAGCCGACAACGGCAAAAGCCATTGAGCTGATGCTGACCACGGAAGGCTTCAATGTCTATTCGACCGACCTCGGTGAGGAAGGCCTCGATCTGGGCAAGCTGTATGATTACGATATCATCCTGCTCGACCTGAACCTGCCGGATATGCACGGCTACGATGTGCTCAAGAAGCTGCGCGTCGCCAAAGTGCAGACACCGGTCCTGATCCTTTCCGGCATTGCCGAAATGGACAGCAAGATCCGGTCGTTCGGCTTTGGCGCCGATGACTATGTGACCAAGCCTTTCCATCGCGAAGAGCTGGTGGCCCGCATTCACGCCGTAGTGCGTCGTTCGAAGGGCCACAGCCAGTCGATCATCCGCACCGGCAAGCTGGCAGTGAACCTGGATGCCAAGACTGTCGAAGTCGATGGCGCACGTGTACACCTGACCGGCAAGGAATACGCGATGCTTGAGCTGCTTTCGCTGCGCAAGGGCACGACATTGACCAAGGAAATGTTCCTGAACCACCTCTATGGCGGGATGGACGAACCGGAACTCAAGATCATCGATGTGTTCATTTGCAAGCTGCGCAAGAAGCTCAGCCACGCATGTGCCGGCGAGAATTATATCGAAACGGTCTGGGGCCGCGGATACGTCCTGCGCGACCCGGACGAGCAGTCCGAGGCTGCCTGA